In one window of Leptospira sp. GIMC2001 DNA:
- a CDS encoding ABC1 kinase family protein — protein sequence MQLSQSNKRSGGSRILSAYSFIIRKAISFFILHRIQRKFIEESEFQKLNKLAWSNTGLETKKLFLNLGGIYIKLGQFFSNSAHILPEEFILPLQDLQDRVPSHEYKEIEKRFQMEFGKSPIDLFENFSEIPIASASTAQVHKARYKNRDVAVKVLYPDIEKLVNSDLKTIFKIMKWFNIFLIAFPYKEMHAQLTELIIQEMDLSCERKNIIRMRELFSSEEDIIIPEPIMDFQSSKILVTEFIDGCKLSEHAPNPNQNAQKSKPIEILIKSYILMVFQFRFFHADPHPGNLLVTPDGKLCLIDFGAVGNISETQKTALEKILVSAMNRNYYGVLDGIEMMGILKSSTDRSKILEIIKYSLEKMKSFLADTDFYRNISLDKFNIQADIQFLRGIQTSLSDLIRELNLPSNYISLQRVLSLLVGNIAILDPYRSIFEYTEKPFMIFVAKTNPWKQKLGADYQEILSSMFAIPKEIYTYLYKKNRDSKPNSAEMLEKLSIRSYILGHQYIYSALFMFSSYIGFHLLDRNNENFARLAFLTAGLFASILIVSFFKNRIKR from the coding sequence GTGCAACTATCACAATCCAATAAGAGAAGTGGCGGAAGTAGAATTCTTTCTGCTTATAGTTTTATTATTCGCAAAGCCATCTCATTTTTCATACTTCATCGTATCCAAAGGAAATTTATTGAAGAGTCTGAATTTCAAAAATTAAACAAATTAGCATGGTCCAATACTGGATTAGAAACTAAGAAATTATTTCTCAACTTGGGTGGAATTTATATTAAGCTCGGTCAATTTTTTTCAAATTCCGCTCATATTTTACCGGAAGAGTTTATACTTCCTCTGCAAGATTTACAAGACAGAGTTCCTAGCCATGAATACAAAGAAATCGAAAAAAGATTTCAAATGGAATTTGGAAAATCGCCTATTGATCTATTTGAAAATTTTTCTGAGATTCCGATTGCAAGTGCATCCACTGCCCAAGTTCACAAAGCAAGATATAAAAATCGTGATGTTGCAGTCAAAGTTCTGTATCCGGACATAGAAAAACTGGTTAACTCAGATCTAAAAACCATATTCAAAATCATGAAATGGTTCAATATTTTTTTGATAGCTTTCCCATACAAAGAAATGCACGCTCAACTAACTGAACTTATAATACAGGAAATGGATTTATCTTGCGAGAGAAAGAATATCATTCGGATGCGTGAACTATTTTCTTCTGAAGAAGATATTATTATTCCTGAGCCGATTATGGATTTCCAATCATCCAAAATTTTAGTAACAGAATTTATTGATGGGTGCAAATTGTCCGAACACGCACCCAATCCGAATCAAAACGCACAGAAATCCAAACCAATTGAAATATTAATAAAATCTTATATTCTTATGGTTTTTCAATTTAGGTTTTTCCATGCAGATCCACATCCGGGAAATCTACTCGTTACTCCGGATGGTAAGTTATGTTTGATCGATTTCGGAGCCGTTGGAAATATTTCCGAAACACAAAAAACAGCGCTCGAAAAAATCTTGGTTTCAGCTATGAACCGCAACTACTATGGAGTACTGGACGGAATCGAAATGATGGGAATTTTGAAATCATCCACTGATCGATCCAAAATTTTGGAGATCATAAAATACTCCCTAGAAAAAATGAAATCCTTTCTTGCTGATACCGATTTCTATAGAAATATTAGCCTTGATAAATTCAACATTCAAGCAGATATTCAGTTTCTACGCGGAATTCAGACAAGTTTGTCGGATCTTATTCGAGAGCTCAATTTACCTTCCAATTATATTTCACTGCAGCGGGTTCTATCTCTTCTCGTCGGAAATATAGCAATCCTTGATCCTTATAGATCAATATTCGAATACACGGAAAAACCATTTATGATTTTTGTTGCCAAAACAAATCCTTGGAAACAGAAATTGGGAGCAGACTACCAGGAAATTTTAAGTTCTATGTTTGCAATTCCCAAAGAAATTTATACTTACTTATATAAAAAAAATCGCGATTCGAAACCAAATTCAGCTGAAATGCTTGAAAAACTAAGCATTCGCAGCTATATATTAGGTCACCAGTACATATACTCAGCTCTATTTATGTTTTCATCCTATATAGGTTTTCATTTACTGGACAGAAATAATGAAAATTTTGCTAGATTAGCATTTCTCACAGCTGGTCTATTCGCTTCAATTTTGATAGTGTCATTTTTCAAAAATAGAATTAAGAGGTAA
- the mraY gene encoding phospho-N-acetylmuramoyl-pentapeptide-transferase, producing MFYWIYEAYGDEYGLLRIFSYVTFRALAAGLISMFFSFFLGKRIINFLYQLKFKETVRNDGPKSHESKTGTPTMGGLMIIISLSISVILWGNLNNLNLVLLFIMSLGFCALGFGDDYMKAIMKVKGGMRARTKFLISIILSLIFVYTYYNITGKANPNIQKGIVFEITDLFLPFIKGSVLSLGWIAIPFAILVVIGTSHAVNLTDGLDGLATGTMLFPTITFGIIAYVSGTPVTANYLNIPYLPGAHEYSVFLSALAGSLIGFLWFNSHPAQVFMGDTGSLFLGATLGMVAIMLKKEILLIILGGVFVIEALSVILQVGSFKLRGKRIFRMSPIHHHFELMGIPEEKIVIRFWIVGILLALISLSSLKIQ from the coding sequence ATGTTTTATTGGATTTACGAAGCTTATGGCGATGAATACGGACTTTTAAGAATTTTCAGCTATGTAACTTTTCGAGCTCTTGCTGCTGGATTGATTTCTATGTTTTTTAGTTTTTTTCTAGGTAAGAGGATCATTAATTTTCTCTATCAATTAAAATTCAAAGAAACCGTTAGAAACGATGGTCCAAAATCTCATGAATCCAAAACCGGAACTCCAACGATGGGTGGACTAATGATTATTATATCCCTTAGCATATCGGTGATTCTATGGGGTAATCTAAATAATTTGAATCTGGTATTGCTTTTCATTATGAGTTTAGGATTCTGTGCTCTTGGATTTGGTGATGATTACATGAAAGCGATCATGAAAGTGAAGGGAGGTATGAGAGCGAGAACTAAATTTCTTATCTCAATTATTCTTTCCCTTATTTTCGTTTATACATATTATAATATTACAGGTAAAGCAAATCCGAATATTCAAAAAGGTATAGTTTTTGAAATAACTGATTTATTTTTGCCTTTTATCAAAGGGAGCGTTCTTAGCCTGGGATGGATTGCAATACCTTTTGCAATTTTGGTTGTGATTGGAACATCTCATGCTGTCAACCTAACTGATGGTTTAGATGGATTGGCAACTGGGACGATGCTTTTCCCAACCATTACGTTTGGAATTATTGCCTATGTATCAGGAACTCCCGTTACTGCGAACTATCTTAATATTCCTTATCTTCCTGGGGCACATGAATACTCAGTATTTTTGTCTGCGCTAGCTGGATCTCTCATTGGTTTTCTATGGTTTAACTCTCATCCGGCGCAAGTCTTTATGGGGGACACTGGCTCCTTGTTCTTAGGTGCTACACTCGGAATGGTTGCCATTATGTTAAAAAAAGAAATTCTTCTAATCATCTTAGGTGGGGTTTTCGTAATTGAAGCGCTTAGTGTGATCCTGCAAGTAGGGTCATTCAAGCTGAGAGGAAAAAGAATTTTTCGAATGAGTCCGATCCATCACCATTTTGAATTGATGGGAATCCCGGAAGAAAAAATCGTGATTCGTTTCTGGATTGTTGGAATATTACTTGCTCTCATTTCCTTGTCATCACTAAAAATCCAATGA
- a CDS encoding Gfo/Idh/MocA family protein — protein sequence MKKIRVILVGLGRIASILEKDPYRNKPCTHAGTIFSNSSQKKFILQAIVDSNPERITQFRKDWNHLIESNKNPISVYNHLDEVTKHSDTSFDLCVIATNSDSHFSNAKKAIELKIPNLLIEKPVALNLSDSKKLFKLASKNQTKIWVNHERRYHPVYSWVREQIHSGKWGKIKTIHASILTSRLSPGIAYKGVGGGPLMHDGTHIIDYLHWLVGNPINIQAKATKSNRKYKLDEQIVATLEYRDGVFAFLEVGGYRNYFQFAIDIYTENARFILSNDGFQFFQSQPSKLYKGFKSLVEKKIPANIMNNPNPFPRIYASIAYAIQNNQEPETGGIQDNLEIMNILNKISLATKRKT from the coding sequence ATGAAAAAAATTCGAGTGATACTAGTTGGTCTCGGTCGCATTGCAAGTATTCTCGAAAAAGATCCGTACAGAAATAAACCTTGTACGCATGCGGGAACAATCTTTAGTAATTCTTCGCAAAAAAAATTTATTTTGCAGGCAATCGTTGATTCAAACCCGGAAAGGATCACTCAGTTTCGCAAAGATTGGAACCATTTAATTGAATCGAACAAAAATCCAATTTCTGTTTATAATCATTTAGATGAAGTTACAAAACATTCTGATACAAGTTTTGATCTATGTGTGATTGCAACCAATTCAGATTCCCATTTCTCTAATGCAAAAAAAGCAATCGAATTAAAGATTCCAAATCTACTCATTGAAAAACCAGTTGCACTAAACTTATCGGATTCAAAAAAATTGTTTAAACTCGCATCTAAAAATCAAACGAAAATCTGGGTCAATCATGAGAGGCGTTACCATCCAGTATACAGTTGGGTGAGAGAACAGATCCATTCTGGAAAATGGGGAAAAATTAAAACCATACATGCATCAATTCTTACCTCCAGGTTATCACCTGGAATCGCCTACAAAGGAGTAGGTGGAGGGCCACTGATGCATGATGGAACCCATATAATCGACTATCTTCATTGGCTCGTTGGAAACCCAATCAACATTCAGGCAAAGGCAACAAAATCCAACAGAAAATACAAACTAGATGAGCAAATTGTTGCAACCCTTGAGTATCGGGATGGAGTTTTTGCATTTTTGGAAGTAGGGGGCTATCGAAATTATTTCCAATTTGCAATTGATATATATACAGAAAATGCTCGCTTCATACTCAGTAATGATGGCTTCCAATTCTTTCAATCACAACCGTCTAAGTTATACAAAGGTTTTAAAAGTTTAGTTGAGAAAAAAATTCCTGCAAACATAATGAATAATCCCAATCCTTTTCCAAGAATATATGCAAGTATAGCCTATGCAATCCAGAACAATCAAGAACCCGAAACTGGTGGAATCCAAGACAATTTAGAAATTATGAATATTCTTAATAAAATCTCGTTGGCTACAAAAAGGAAGACTTAG
- a CDS encoding FtsW/RodA/SpoVE family cell cycle protein, which produces MKWLAIAKSKEDEIIKIIIFTLALVGIGVMYSASHYSAERDFDDPAFFLKRQFLWLIAGFIVFFIISKVDFLVWESMSLYFCLVSIFLLILVFIPGIGKSVGTFYGRNFNRWIGIGPFQIQPSEFSKITVIIYLAAIFKDISLQSNFNWKKMITPVILVGSILLLIILEPSFGTTMEILFVIFGLVFISGFSMRRLFLLGFSLIPLVYVLIDRVGYRRKRIDIWLDPYSYRYEEGHQLVSSYQAFQSGGWIGNDISSGYSHRYLPYAYTDFIVSPFFEDYGMIGFLIFWGLIVFFIVRTFMLLERVNDRFGFYLGSGIISVLAIQFLMNLFVVTGLLPVTGVSLPFFSYGGSSLITVFILCGILVNITRRENLES; this is translated from the coding sequence ATGAAGTGGCTTGCGATAGCTAAATCCAAAGAAGATGAAATAATAAAAATTATTATTTTCACTCTTGCTTTGGTCGGAATTGGCGTGATGTATTCTGCATCTCACTATTCCGCAGAACGAGACTTTGATGATCCTGCTTTTTTCTTAAAGAGACAATTCTTATGGCTTATCGCAGGTTTTATTGTTTTTTTTATCATTTCAAAAGTAGATTTTCTAGTATGGGAATCTATGAGTCTTTATTTTTGCTTGGTTTCTATTTTTCTTCTTATCCTTGTATTTATACCGGGTATTGGAAAATCAGTTGGGACTTTTTATGGAAGAAATTTCAATCGATGGATAGGTATCGGACCTTTTCAGATCCAACCCTCTGAGTTTTCTAAGATCACAGTTATCATTTATCTAGCCGCAATATTTAAAGATATTTCTTTACAATCAAATTTCAATTGGAAGAAGATGATTACACCTGTCATCTTGGTCGGATCCATTTTACTTTTGATAATACTTGAACCTTCATTCGGAACAACCATGGAAATACTTTTTGTTATATTTGGTTTAGTATTTATTTCCGGTTTTTCCATGAGAAGATTGTTCTTACTTGGATTTTCTTTGATACCATTGGTTTATGTTTTGATCGACCGAGTTGGATATAGAAGGAAAAGAATAGACATCTGGCTAGATCCTTATAGCTACCGATACGAAGAGGGTCATCAACTTGTATCATCATACCAAGCCTTCCAATCAGGTGGTTGGATTGGAAATGATATTTCATCTGGATATTCCCATAGATATCTTCCATATGCATATACGGATTTTATAGTATCGCCATTTTTTGAAGACTATGGCATGATTGGTTTTTTAATTTTCTGGGGACTCATTGTGTTTTTCATAGTCAGGACGTTTATGCTATTGGAAAGGGTGAATGATCGTTTCGGATTTTATTTGGGTTCTGGAATAATTTCTGTACTTGCGATCCAATTTCTAATGAATCTTTTTGTGGTGACTGGTCTTCTCCCAGTTACTGGAGTATCCTTACCTTTCTTTAGCTATGGAGGATCATCTTTGATTACTGTATTTATACTCTGTGGAATACTTGTAAATATTACAAGACGTGAGAATCTGGAATCATGA
- a CDS encoding 5-(carboxyamino)imidazole ribonucleotide synthase, with protein sequence MIYPKRNLGILGSGQLGRMFTQSASKMGYNVLVYSQEKDSPSSKVGASPINGDYEDFEKLGKFIENVDAVSFEFENITENCLKFLLEIERNRGSNFFMPSPSCILLAQDRILEKEHFQSIGIPTVPFLVIRTGNENWNEFSFPAILKTTRFGYDGKGQWKFSAPSELTEFLKTNPPNDNLSYILEKVFPFEKEISVIYARDSSGKEFIFPPGENLHKNHILDTTKFPAEISDSIHDKAIQYASLLGRSINYYGVFGIEFFVLGEELVANEFAPRPHNSGHFSMDASNISQFELQLRVLTGQTLPDSNQVKPCIMKNILGDQYDTSINICMDLMSLDSRYHLHLYQKDEAKPGRKMGHINFVGPISEVDSRFWTI encoded by the coding sequence ATGATCTATCCGAAAAGAAATTTAGGAATACTTGGTTCTGGACAATTAGGTCGAATGTTCACGCAGTCTGCTTCAAAAATGGGTTATAATGTCTTGGTCTATTCCCAAGAAAAAGATTCACCATCTTCCAAAGTGGGTGCATCTCCAATCAATGGAGACTATGAAGATTTTGAGAAGTTAGGCAAATTTATTGAAAATGTCGACGCAGTTAGTTTTGAATTTGAGAATATCACCGAAAATTGTTTGAAATTCTTGTTGGAAATTGAACGAAATCGCGGATCAAATTTCTTTATGCCCTCTCCATCTTGTATTCTACTTGCGCAAGATCGAATATTAGAAAAGGAGCATTTTCAATCAATTGGAATTCCTACTGTTCCTTTTCTTGTAATTCGAACAGGCAATGAGAATTGGAATGAGTTTAGCTTTCCTGCTATTTTGAAGACAACAAGATTTGGTTACGATGGGAAAGGCCAATGGAAATTTTCTGCGCCATCCGAACTTACTGAGTTTTTGAAGACCAATCCACCGAATGATAATCTATCTTATATATTAGAGAAAGTTTTTCCATTTGAGAAAGAAATTTCGGTTATCTATGCACGGGATTCTTCGGGTAAAGAATTTATTTTTCCACCGGGAGAGAATCTTCATAAAAATCATATATTGGATACAACAAAGTTTCCAGCAGAGATTTCGGATTCCATTCACGATAAAGCAATTCAATATGCATCCTTGTTAGGAAGAAGCATCAATTATTATGGAGTTTTCGGAATTGAATTTTTTGTTCTAGGAGAGGAATTGGTTGCTAATGAGTTTGCACCAAGACCTCACAATTCTGGGCATTTTAGTATGGATGCTTCGAATATTTCACAATTTGAATTGCAACTGAGAGTTTTAACGGGACAGACACTTCCTGATTCAAATCAGGTGAAACCTTGCATAATGAAAAATATTCTTGGAGATCAATATGATACTTCAATCAATATATGTATGGATTTGATGTCCCTAGATTCACGCTACCACCTACATTTATATCAAAAAGATGAAGCCAAGCCTGGACGTAAAATGGGTCATATAAACTTTGTTGGACCAATCTCTGAAGTTGATTCTAGATTTTGGACTATCTAA
- a CDS encoding UDP-N-acetylmuramoyl-tripeptide--D-alanyl-D-alanine ligase, translated as MVEKFPYTISKIRRILNSCGDSPVSLSDIEFTSITNSSLEILPGGLFVPLIAERDGHDFILDALNKNAAGFLCNKDHPIIQKIDKKYHDKMILVEDTWKALADLARFHRNRFAPFIIGITGSSGKTTTKELLGYAISHFGDDRVVITEKNYNNEIGLPFTLFRITDRTEIVVLEMGMNHRGEIARLTSIAGLHWAMITNVGSAHIENLKSPKNIALEKSDIIRNSKPDSRLYYPEDILFPKIIQKSARKQYSLTKPWSLKSIGITIKSKHKNGYKLSYKDIDFDWNQPGDKILSNLIGVFTVAIDLGIDPAILIENIQKYQPVGGRFKLIGSFYQLIDDSYNANPESMMSSIEAAKQIADGKNIYCVLGDMKELGNYSKSYHIDLGKFIGKLGISGLFTFGRDSRWIGDGFNHITKQLGTSTPDRIISKHYQDSDDDIQEIIQNIQDFVGQGSYILLKGSRSMRMERIVEKILAATESKNE; from the coding sequence TTGGTCGAGAAATTTCCTTACACAATATCTAAAATTCGAAGGATTTTGAATTCTTGCGGTGATAGTCCGGTTTCTTTATCGGACATCGAGTTTACTTCTATTACCAATTCATCACTTGAAATTTTGCCTGGTGGACTTTTTGTCCCCTTGATTGCAGAACGTGATGGACATGATTTTATCCTTGATGCTTTAAATAAGAATGCTGCCGGCTTTTTATGCAATAAAGATCATCCAATCATCCAAAAAATTGATAAAAAATATCATGACAAAATGATTCTTGTTGAAGATACTTGGAAAGCCTTAGCCGATCTCGCGCGTTTTCATAGAAATCGATTTGCTCCTTTTATAATTGGAATCACTGGCTCTAGTGGGAAAACCACAACGAAAGAGCTTCTTGGATATGCGATCTCTCATTTCGGAGATGATAGAGTTGTTATAACAGAAAAAAATTACAATAATGAGATCGGTCTTCCCTTCACTCTATTTAGGATTACGGATAGAACAGAAATTGTTGTATTAGAAATGGGAATGAACCATCGAGGCGAGATTGCGAGACTCACATCAATTGCAGGATTGCACTGGGCGATGATTACAAACGTAGGATCGGCTCATATTGAGAATCTAAAATCACCTAAAAATATTGCATTGGAGAAATCGGACATCATTCGTAACTCTAAACCCGATTCTAGGCTATACTATCCTGAAGATATTTTATTTCCAAAGATTATTCAGAAATCAGCGAGAAAGCAATATTCACTAACAAAACCTTGGAGTTTGAAATCGATCGGGATTACAATAAAATCGAAACACAAAAATGGGTACAAATTGTCCTATAAAGATATTGATTTTGATTGGAATCAACCAGGCGATAAAATTCTATCGAATCTCATTGGAGTCTTTACGGTCGCAATTGATCTTGGAATTGATCCAGCGATTTTGATTGAGAATATTCAAAAATACCAACCTGTCGGTGGCAGGTTCAAATTGATCGGTTCCTTCTACCAACTCATTGATGATAGTTACAATGCGAATCCAGAATCCATGATGTCTTCAATTGAAGCTGCAAAACAAATTGCAGATGGAAAGAACATCTACTGTGTACTCGGAGATATGAAAGAATTAGGAAATTATTCAAAAAGCTACCATATAGATTTAGGTAAATTTATTGGTAAGTTAGGAATTTCTGGTCTATTTACTTTCGGAAGAGATTCTCGATGGATTGGTGATGGTTTTAATCACATAACTAAACAACTTGGAACATCTACCCCAGATCGAATTATATCCAAACATTATCAAGATTCTGATGATGATATCCAAGAGATAATTCAAAACATTCAAGATTTTGTTGGTCAAGGATCTTACATTCTTTTGAAAGGATCTAGGTCGATGCGAATGGAAAGGATCGTTGAAAAAATCCTTGCTGCCACTGAATCAAAAAATGAATAA
- the murC gene encoding UDP-N-acetylmuramate--L-alanine ligase, which translates to MILYNTSSMNSYKSCFVLGIGGSGMSSLAHILIDRGIQTIGYDKGSNKQTSQLVDRGILFFQTADAFIESGVVPEMAVHSSAIKDHPLLDWLRDKGIPIFHRSEVMHSFFAEKMTISIAGSHGKTTTTAMVSQIFLDLNLDPSIMIGGETDILNGRGGRWGQGPYGVYESDESDGTFLNHLADYRILTNIDDDHLDHYINRDNLTDSFASYLNTKDGKKSIAYIGDSGICEALKKDIDVTNIILVGERSDFEILKSTIPHSLDQFHRFNYIEKGFDSWKLISDEISISYSVPFYGDHYRINASLAIALGLELGLDPQSIQNSISKYKGVKRRMEVLGSCNGASIIDDYGHHPTEVKAVLTGFMEAKEKGNIDRVIVIFQPHRFTRTQNLFKDFANELKIADKIFILPIYSAGEEPISGVSSNLIFDELIQSKPDTCLLQGDIDKDCKQILPFLQNNNVLITLGAGSVRSWGERLIENYST; encoded by the coding sequence ATGATACTTTACAATACTTCTTCCATGAATAGTTACAAATCCTGTTTTGTTTTAGGAATTGGTGGATCGGGAATGTCAAGCCTCGCTCATATTCTCATCGATAGAGGAATTCAAACTATCGGATATGATAAAGGAAGCAATAAACAAACAAGTCAACTAGTTGATAGAGGTATACTTTTCTTTCAGACAGCGGATGCATTTATCGAATCGGGAGTTGTTCCTGAAATGGCAGTTCATTCATCTGCAATCAAGGATCATCCATTATTGGATTGGTTGCGGGATAAAGGAATTCCCATTTTTCATCGATCCGAAGTTATGCATTCCTTCTTTGCAGAGAAAATGACAATCTCCATTGCAGGCTCTCATGGAAAAACTACCACGACAGCTATGGTAAGTCAAATTTTTTTAGATCTAAATTTGGATCCTTCCATAATGATTGGAGGAGAGACAGATATCCTAAATGGGCGAGGCGGAAGATGGGGGCAAGGTCCATACGGTGTTTATGAATCAGATGAATCCGATGGCACTTTCCTAAATCACCTTGCTGATTATAGAATTCTAACGAATATAGATGATGACCATCTCGATCATTATATCAATCGCGATAATCTTACCGATTCATTTGCCAGTTATCTGAACACCAAAGATGGGAAAAAATCTATAGCTTATATTGGTGATTCTGGAATTTGCGAAGCATTAAAAAAAGATATTGATGTAACAAATATCATTCTTGTTGGAGAAAGAAGCGATTTCGAAATTCTAAAAAGTACGATACCACATTCATTGGATCAATTCCATCGTTTTAATTATATCGAAAAAGGATTTGATTCTTGGAAATTGATATCAGATGAAATTTCAATTTCTTACTCTGTACCTTTCTACGGAGATCATTATAGAATCAATGCATCACTTGCAATAGCTTTGGGACTTGAACTGGGACTCGATCCTCAATCGATTCAAAACTCAATATCTAAATACAAGGGAGTGAAACGAAGAATGGAAGTCCTGGGCAGTTGCAATGGAGCAAGTATCATAGATGACTATGGACACCATCCAACGGAAGTAAAAGCTGTTCTCACGGGCTTCATGGAAGCCAAAGAAAAAGGGAATATCGATAGAGTTATTGTGATTTTTCAGCCGCATCGATTCACAAGAACTCAGAATTTATTTAAAGATTTTGCAAATGAATTAAAGATAGCAGACAAAATTTTCATTCTTCCAATATATTCAGCCGGAGAAGAACCGATTAGCGGCGTCAGTTCTAACTTGATATTTGACGAACTGATACAATCCAAACCGGATACTTGCTTGCTACAAGGTGATATCGATAAAGATTGTAAACAAATTCTTCCATTTTTACAGAACAACAACGTACTAATTACGTTAGGTGCTGGATCTGTAAGAAGCTGGGGTGAGCGACTAATAGAAAATTATTCAACTTAG
- a CDS encoding UDP-N-acetylglucosamine--N-acetylmuramyl-(pentapeptide) pyrophosphoryl-undecaprenol N-acetylglucosamine transferase codes for MRNIIIAAGGTGGHISPGIALIEEIQKSAKHYAIENFYLHSPFRNRDNPDLKQANCPIVWHNLLQFKMYLAPIFPFLFIYQFILTIFRFQKRNITTIIGMGGYTSVLAIVYGILFRKEVFLCEQNCVPGRITRFFWKKVTKIAISFPLKDTIPDGVRFSILGNPIRSAVLPKTPGLKNQIFSDKNQMNILVLGGSQGARQINQMVQAAMNDGFIQKHFRFRVLTGTNLYEEFKKSSAGVEAISYSTDMRSHYEWADLVIARSGAGVVAECTAHALPMILIPYPFAKDNHQLANAEYFQSEGACILIDTTSSEGSYLIDTLNNLWNNQKQILEMSKASLELARLNSAHDTLQYFFHE; via the coding sequence ATGAGAAACATTATCATAGCAGCAGGCGGAACCGGCGGACATATCTCACCAGGGATTGCTCTGATTGAAGAAATTCAAAAATCTGCGAAACACTATGCAATTGAAAATTTTTATTTACATAGTCCTTTTCGAAATCGAGACAATCCTGATCTAAAACAAGCCAATTGTCCAATTGTATGGCATAATTTATTGCAGTTCAAAATGTATCTTGCTCCGATTTTTCCTTTTTTGTTTATTTATCAATTTATTTTAACCATTTTCAGATTTCAAAAAAGAAATATAACAACGATTATAGGTATGGGTGGATATACAAGTGTCTTAGCGATAGTTTATGGAATCCTTTTCCGAAAGGAAGTTTTTCTTTGTGAACAAAATTGTGTTCCCGGAAGAATCACCAGGTTTTTCTGGAAAAAAGTAACAAAAATTGCAATTAGTTTCCCACTAAAAGATACGATTCCAGATGGAGTTAGATTCAGCATATTAGGTAATCCTATTAGATCGGCAGTTCTTCCAAAAACTCCCGGACTCAAAAACCAGATTTTCTCAGATAAAAATCAAATGAACATTCTCGTGTTAGGTGGTTCACAAGGAGCAAGGCAAATCAATCAAATGGTTCAGGCTGCAATGAATGATGGCTTCATACAAAAACACTTTAGATTTCGAGTTTTAACAGGAACAAATTTGTATGAAGAATTTAAAAAATCATCCGCTGGAGTTGAAGCAATATCTTACTCAACAGACATGCGATCCCATTATGAATGGGCAGATTTGGTCATTGCAAGGTCAGGTGCTGGAGTTGTCGCCGAATGTACGGCTCACGCACTTCCTATGATTCTAATTCCTTATCCTTTCGCTAAAGACAATCATCAATTAGCCAACGCTGAATATTTTCAATCAGAAGGTGCATGTATCTTGATTGATACGACCAGTTCAGAAGGTTCCTATCTAATTGATACATTAAATAATTTATGGAATAATCAAAAGCAAATATTAGAAATGTCGAAAGCCTCATTGGAACTGGCAAGATTGAATTCAGCTCATGATACTTTACAATACTTCTTCCATGAATAG
- the purE gene encoding 5-(carboxyamino)imidazole ribonucleotide mutase: MSPIVSVVMGSYSDWDTMKEACNYLKEFGIPYEKKIVSAHRTPELMFEFAKSARSRGIKVIIAGAGGAAHLPGMIASLTDLPVLGVPVLSKALNGIDSLYSIVQMPKGVPVGTLAIGAAGAGNAGLLAIRILSLTDENLISQLQKFTNKQALDALSKEGDMIE; this comes from the coding sequence ATTTCACCAATAGTATCAGTTGTAATGGGTTCATATTCCGATTGGGATACGATGAAGGAAGCCTGCAACTACCTCAAAGAATTTGGAATTCCTTACGAAAAGAAAATAGTTTCTGCTCACCGAACTCCAGAACTTATGTTTGAATTTGCAAAATCAGCAAGATCAAGAGGAATCAAAGTGATTATAGCGGGAGCTGGTGGAGCTGCACATTTACCAGGAATGATCGCATCGCTTACAGACCTTCCAGTCTTAGGTGTTCCAGTTTTATCTAAAGCTCTCAATGGGATTGATAGTTTGTATTCAATTGTTCAAATGCCAAAAGGTGTTCCTGTCGGAACTCTCGCAATCGGTGCGGCAGGTGCTGGCAATGCAGGTCTTCTTGCTATTCGAATTCTATCTTTAACTGATGAGAATCTCATTTCGCAATTGCAAAAATTTACCAACAAGCAAGCATTAGATGCTCTGAGCAAAGAGGGAGATATGATCGAATGA